In Cryptomeria japonica chromosome 5, Sugi_1.0, whole genome shotgun sequence, the genomic window TTGAACATGTTAttgttgtttgttgttgatgaatgttgccatcaatgacaaagggggagattgttagaattacttatctatgttgtcattgatgtcaatctggTGGTCTGGATTgatgtggaagataggtatgtatgttatgttgcaaatagtggaagataggtatgtataatGCAGAatcatatgttggcagtatgagaGATTTGGTGCTCCGGAAGTTTGTGCAGTAATTAGAATATTTGAGATTTGTAGAGGTTTGGATTGCTCCACATCTCATGTCTTGTTGTTGTGTGTCTGGGATTATAATATTTATACATGTGTCTATGTTATTCTATCTTGACACGTGTTGTTGTGCTTCAAAAATATGTATCCTATCATGATGTTTTTTGGTCCGAATTGTCCCCTGATGTTCTTTCTTTTGGTCTAGTGGTTGCAGCGTTTGGTAACTTGTTGTTGCATTATGGTGTGGTCTACTTTTCATTCATTTCCACCACGGGAATGATTAGTGGAGACATATTTTCAAATTGTTTTATTATCTCCTTTGACCGACTTGAATCATATGTTTTGGAGATTGGTATATATAAAGATCACTTGTAATATAGAAAATTAAGAAGAAGGTTTTAGCtgaaggaagttgattgtaaaaggaagatctatctatGGAAGTGAGAAGTAGTTGATCAGTGTGATTGTTTTTTGATGTTGTTTGGTACCGGTGGcaatgagcctaaggtttctttcgCCATTGCAGCAGAGTGGCATTTGTGCCTCTTGTGGCatattctttctttcttcttctgggCAGTGATCCCTCCTTCATTTTTTGGCAGTTTTAGCTGGACAATGAGCCCACTTGTAGTGAGCAatattgtaaaaatcaccttaactggtgtcaccctaacatgtgtttttatattgagaactaacattctccgtgGCCTtacccttcttgggttttccatgtcatatctggtgtCTCTTGTGTGTGTTCTTTTCATGATATTATCTGTTTATGGTTGTGCAATCTAAAATCTATATTTGTCGGATCTATTTCTGTGAATAAGTTAAAAAGTTTTATTGgataattgattcaacccccccaccctcttagttatCTAGAACATTCAACAAATATTTAAGTGGAGGGAAAGgtgcattgaactttaaaatgagatAGGACCCATATAAGCTTAAAATGATATTTAAGACAAAGGCcacacttaaaataagggcccaaatataaatgtgttgaaggattaaagtaaAATAAGTCTCATCTTCTTGAATTAGAGATTAATTCAAGGCaagaatatgtcccaaaatacttagaggaaatagaaaattaaaatgagtgctaggagagtgtgaaattagactcATTAACTAAAAGAGTACAATCTATGACACTACAAATTCATTTTCATGTTTATGGACATTACCTTTGAATATTCATCCATTATCATACAACAAGTTTATCCAGGGGTCTAACATTagagaagttgaaccaaatgaTCCAACAAATAATTTACACAAAGTTGTTTAGACACTATATTCCTCACAAGTATATCAAACATAAAAAATCTAAGCAAGCAGTATTCAATGGTCTATGTTCATTGTTTTAGATCTCCACACCACATCTACAAGAATCAAATATCAAACCTACAATTTTATGATTGAAGCACGCTAGTTTTTATGCTAGTCCATATACTAAGACAATCACCATaccaaaatattttatttctagaaGTGACAGATCAATTTGGAACACTATCAACATTTATTTATCCTCCTCAATTTTAGAATAATGTCGCTCTATCCTTTACATTTACATTCTAAAATATCTTTTCAATTTAACAATTGAACAAGATATCTAAATGTTTTATACTTAAtgaattatatttgtttaattaacaaATGAAATAATTATTACTCTTaccataattaattatatttatttatttaaagttacATTTGCTTTTATATTAATACGAGATTCACTTCGAAAATCACATAAATAAACCTAACTTTAGAAGGGACAAAAAAAAATGGCGTTTCACGTGAACTTTACTTATAATTGACTATATTCACTCCGTGAAAGTGGACTAAGAATATAGGGTCTATTTACAGTGCCCTATTTACACGCGTCACTGTCTAACTTTAGGTTAATGGAGAAGGCAATCTTTAAATGCTTATCGTTTGGTATAGGACAAACATTTTCCGTGCTAGACCTAGAAACCAATTAATTAACAGAGtcttttcataaaataatttgcaCTAAATGGCATCATCTCCGAGACATTAAATAACATTTTTACAAAATAATGTACAAAATTATGCTTAAAAAACATTAAGGATTGTTAGAATTGAATGATAAAAATTAAGTTATTAGTTCTATTGTGTGATATTAATGTTCAATGGTAATTGATTATATTTCATGAAAACTCATCTTTTAAGAGTATGAATAGTCTACTTAATTCTCATTGAATTTATGTGATGCTCATAGATATGAAGCATTAGAGCTTCACGAGAGGTCATATACCCCAATACTATTTTGACCTAAGCTTGTTTAACCACATGATAGTTCTAAGATCAAGTCCACCTAGCTTGTTTTCCCACCTATAGAACTTGTAGCAAGTGTTGTGCCtcatgaaccattcattatagagctcaTTTCGCTTATCAAGTGACAAACATATATTTTTCATATTGTATCAATTTATGTTATTTTATAAGGATTCAATTGTATAGTTTCAGAGTCAAATTCATTAACTCGTTAGTAGTGGTTCCCACAAACCCATCTTTCATGACTATGAATGATCCGCTTTGCTCTCATAGAATTTATTGAAGCTTAAGGAGAACACTTCTTGTAAAACATTGTTAATGAAGATTGACTCGAAATTATCTTAATTGACTTTCAATAAATCATAGTATAATAAAACCATGTAACCTTTAAGAGAACTTTAATCCATCCCACTTATAACATCAcctaaataaatactaaataaaacCATCCATTCcaataataaattccttcttaAAAATGTTACttataaaaacaaataaataaaaattacctaCCAACGACCAACTACAAAATGAAATCCCCACAAATCTTCTAATTTGAGACAATGTTAAACACTTTTGTCTATGGAGTGTACAACATGTACCTTTaactatatttatttataattaaaaacTAGAATACAATGATTTTTTTTCACTCCTTGCTCACCCAACCCCCGAATTACTAATTTTAAACAAAGcaaaaaattgattaaataaaaGCCCATTGATAAATTTCACGTGTACCAATAGCCATCCATGTGAACCCCCAACAGTTAAAATTAATAGATTTTAATTGGAGGAGTTGTGTAACTTTATTGGTACTCATACGACACGACTCATGGGGTGTttatgcataagtattggcaatctTTTAGGTTGTTGTAGTGGGGCATCTTTAAGTGCGTACCAGGAGCGCTCTAAATGACCATTTTTTACCCTTGTGTGCATAAAAGATCCCACAACGTTCGtctttactacccaaaagccaaaacaatagctatacgCGAATTAAGTCATATACGAAGACAACAAAAGAACAATCATTGATATCTAATGTATCGTTTAAGATTTGTGGGTGCACAAAATTAGCTATAACGACTGCTAATACTCTTCGTGTCTAAAACACCCTTATATGATTAGAATATATTGGTAAGTAGTAAGAATTAAAACCATAAGAAGTTTGCAAGTATTTGAAGGTTAAATGCACAGACGGGCAAACAGCCATCAATTTTAAACCGTTATGATCACTGACCCCATAGCTAACATGCAGTGAGCATCACAAGTGAAAGTACGGAGCTTTTCCATGATGAAATCGTCGGTAAAATTAATTATTTCAACGTGAGTCGCGATACTTCTTGTGGACCACTATATTGTCTAGGAGAGTCGAAGCTAAAATCTCGCATTAAAAACCTTATATAAGCTCTGCTCTGTTTTATTTCTTTACATGGGCAATATGAAAGATCTAGCAGTCTGTTTAACTTCAGACTAGTTGTTGTAGTTCTTCCCCCCATTACTCACATTAGGCCTGTACAACAACAAAAACCCAGTTCAGATTTGTGTAGGAATATGGGGAAAGGAGAGAATCCATGTCCTCTGCCTTTGCTCGCTCTGAACCATGTCTCATTTGTGTGCAAGTCTGTGCAATCTTCCACTCAATTCTACATAAATGTTCTTGGATTTAAGCTTGTGAAGAGGCCTTCCTCCTTCGAATTCCAAGGGGCTTGGTAACATATTTTCTCAAGACACAAATTTATTGAATCATGGGTGCTTTTTAAACTTGTCTTCCTAATGCTCCTTACTGTGCTGAAGGTTGTTCAACTATGGAGTCGGAATACATCTGTTGGAGTGCACATCTGTTGATGATCTCCCCAAGAAATCAGAGATCAATCCAAGGCATAACCATATCTCTTTCCAGGTGGGTTTACTCTTTTCTACTAGTTTAATCATAATGTTGAGCTAAATTATTTAGCATCAGGATTGAACTATATGAGTTCAAATCAGTTTCCATTGACCCATCTTTTGTAAGGCATGGTTTACTCTGTTCACTGAAGTGGGTCACATAACCAGGCAATCTAAGGTGTAGGTTCATTCCAGAAAGTTTGGAGTGCATATACACCATCCGTATGCCTGGTGTCTGAGCCTTTTCAGTGAATTCTGTGGTGTGTAAGAGAAGAGCTTTAAGTAGTGACATATTTATTACAATGTGTCATTTCTATTATTACTAGCAGGCGGTTATGTGTCATTTCTAATAGCAGGTGGTTTCGCTTACACAGTTTGTAAAGCCCATGGCTTATAACTTATGATTGTTTTTAGGTGATGGATTATTGAATGTGGTTTAAAATGTTGAACATAAAAGTATACATAATAAATCTTtttgttatttaattgattatagTATTTCATTTCatctagatgcaatgagtgttatGTGTATCATTCCTTTTCATGAATTTTTGTAAGGCACATATCCTCATGACATATGAGTTAATAAGTTTGATTCATAAACTACAAAACTAAAACCTCATAACAATATCATAATTAGTAAAGAATGAATGTTTCTAATTTTTATATTCTCTGTTTTGATGATGATTGTTTAGTGATTAGCtaccatttttttattttaatgtgtTTTTTTCCTGGTGATGGTTGGGATGCAGAGTAGTGACATTGAGACGATCCAAAGAAAGCTAGAAGACATAAAGATGAAATATGAGAAGCGAGTTGTAGAAGAGGGAGGAGTCTATATCGAGCAAATTTTCTTCCACGATCCAGATGGGTATATGATAGAGATCTGCAACTGCAACAAATTGCCACTAATTCCCCTCACTGATGGGAAGGCTCCAACTTCTGTCACTCGATCAAGATTCCCATGGCTTAGATCCACACCCAAAAAGGAGAGAAGAGACAGCTTCACAGAAATCTCTTTGGTGTCAATAAATTCTGATGCGGGAGAACCAGAGCTCTCTGATTTTGGTAAGTTTCAGAACAAAAGATAAGCTAGTGTGATTTTATGAGCAAAAAACTTAAAACTTAGAGTGCGCTTTTTAAATTCAATTAATTTGTTGATTATAGGTACAATAAAAGATAAATTAATAGATTTCAATTGAATCGATTAAACAAGTCAAAACTTAGAATGTACtgattatttaatcatttttaatgaTTCCACTGAATTCTCATTTCATTACAACTTTACAGGAAAAGGCGTGGGAAGCGTGGCAACTGGAGCTGAGCGTTGCTGCTCATCTGTAGTAGCACAAAACGATCAAAATCCCATAATGCTTGACATCATGAATTTCTATCTGTAAAAACCATAAAATTCATTGTGATCATAGATCTGCCCAAAAACAATCAAGATCCTCTATTTTTGTCTATACTAGACTGATTCTTAATCATATAGGCAATAATCCCTCTTATGGCGAGTGTTATCTGTGCTAGTTTGTATTGAAAAGGAAAGCTGCATTGTATCAGTACGACATCGTATTTGTGTGAAGGTTTTTTCTGGTTTTGTAAACACTGAAGCAGCTTTGTTGAGATTGTGGTTTAAATGGAACACCCAAAACTCACTCTTGGTTGTGGGTTTCTTACACTACCTGTAAGTCATATAAATGCATAAATTGAATGAAATCTGTTCTTCCTTATGTTAGTGGTCATGAGGATGACGTACATGCTAGGTCGAAACTGAATAAATAATGTTCGGTGCTCTTTCTTAATGTGGGTCTGTACATTTCATGGATAGGATTTTCTCGGAGGAGAACAATACAGTAAAAGATTACGTAATTGTTGGTAAGAAAAATAAATTACTTTTATTTGATATATTTCAGTATACGTTATTGACAACCCATTACATCTGTTAGCCGTACAGGTGACAGATCCCTATGGTGCATGTGATTTGGGTATTCATCTTTATGGAGAATAAGCAAACCCTAAAGAGCTCTCTGAATGAATCTACACCTTTGATCGCTCTGTCATTTCACCCCTCTAGTGAACGCCTAAAAAAGTAGAATTCGATAAAGCTGAGCAAATTTTCTGTCAGAAATTTTTGTGCAGGGTGGTGTCATTTTAGGTTGTTTGCATTGAATCCGCATCTTTTGTGTTTGAAAATTTTGGTCAGTTTTGTGAACTTCAAGAAGAATATTTGAATGAATGAACAGTTCAAGTGATCAAGAGATAAACAATCTTAAATCATCTTAATATTTTTTTCGATGTTGAATTTTCTGTTATGGTTCATGATTAGGATAGCAATTTGATTGATCTTATCTTCATCAAATAATTGATGCATATTGAACTGAAGTAAACCAGCACTTGTATCGTTAACAGGTGCAAGAATTTTGCCAATAGAAAAATGGACAAGGTttacaagaaaaatattacaaaactctcTATCAAGAGTAAAAAAACTATAAATGCGACAAACCAACACCAATCTTCCTACAGTTGCTTCAAAATATTCACAATAAAAGAAAAACAGACTTAAATATATTTGGGTTTTAGTTGTGAGGCAAGGAATGTTTCAAGCCATAAAATACTGTTCGATTATCCGAGATAAACATGTTGTCACTATAAACTATGATTGCGAAACTGCTTAGTAGGAATTTGTTGAAGGCGTGAGATAACTTTTCTGATCACGAGCTTTCTCGTAGGCGATGCCTATCGGTTAATTGTTTAATGTTAATAATTAATGCAGTAATAAGAGTCCTAAAGATTTTGTCTAAAATTTAAATACAAGTATATAATTGGAGAATGAGACAAAAATGTAAAGGAATTCTTTAAAAGGTAGCATAATGTAAAATGTGCTCATAAAATTATACATCAAAGATACTACAAAGATGGGACAGCTACTATAAGTGGCAAAAATGAAACATCAATGTCGTAACAATGTTGAGACAATTAAAACAAACATTTACAATTTAATTGATTAGAGAAGAGGACTAAGactagtagttgagcaccctaccCTAATTTTAGACCTCTCATAATAAGTGGTGATTTTAAATCACTCAAGATTTTTTAGCTAGCTACTAGGTAAGGTCCTTGCTTATCATCGCGAGCTTTCTCATAGGGGATGTCTATTAGCTAATTATTTAATGTTAAAAATTAATGCAATAATAAGAGTTGTAAAtgttttttataaaatttaaatacaatTATATAATTAGAGAATGAGACAAAAATGTAAAGGGAATCTTTAAAAGGTAGTATAATGTAAAATGTTTTCATAAAATTATGCATCAAAGATAGTACAAAGATGGAACAACTACTCTTAAGTGGCAAAAATGAAACATCAATGTGATAACAATGTTGAGGCAATTATAACAAACATTTACAATTTAATTGATTAGGGAAGAGGAATAGGactagtagttgagcaccctaccCTAACTTTAAGCCTCTCATAATAAGTGGTGATTTCAAATCACTCCAGATTTTTTTCGAGCTGGCTATTAAGAAAGGTCCTTTCTTATCAATATGATGCCATGTGGGCATGTTTTTGGTTGAAGTGTCCAAAAAGATTCCCCCAAAAAATAGACTAGTAATTGTGCATTATGTTATAATTTTTAtgtaggggagaggacccagtagttgagcaccctaattttgcgcttctcaaaatcctacgtggaaatttcaaatcactcccaattttttatagtagtttacttggcaagtcccttgcttataactaaggttttagggccacatcatcaaatatgatgccacatgagaatgctttttgccaaggtgtccaaaacaaccccaaaAAAATGAGACCGATACTTGTGCATTAACTCATGTTTTATTGGTGTGCTAATGTGGCATTACATGATTCGTTGCTTTTTAAGGGATATGTTTCATTCAATTATAGGTAGTCATCATTTGCAATTTAAagacaactattggtgcaatattgTCAAAAATATCACTCGTTAAGGGGCTTGTTCAGGTTGATCCGAATAATCAAGGTCATTGTGAAGTTGATTGGATGCCACTAGAACCAGGTTGGATCaaagttaactttgatggtgcatctAGAGGTAATCTGGGACCTTCGAGTGCAGGTTGTGTGGCTAAGAACAATCAAGGTCTTTGTGTGGCGGCAAGGTGGAAACGTCTTCCATCCGAGACTAACAATGAAGCTGAAGGGAAGGTAGCTTTTCTTGCTATGCAATTGGCGAATAGCATTGGTGTTGAGAAGCTACATTTGGAAGGTGATTCTCCAATTATCATCAATGCTATAATTTGTGGAGTCTCTTAATGTTGGAAGGTGAATCGAGATATACAAGACATCAAGTCGAAGATCTCCTCCTTCGAAGACTCTAAGATTTCTCATGTCTATCGAAGTGGCAATATGGAAGCGAATAGGTGTGCAAATGAAGCTTTGAATTAATATATTGGAGAGATAAGGATCATGGCGCATTAATGCCCCTTGTGTTTCAAATCGATGCAACCATTGCATATGCCCATTGGGATAGATGGAAGATGTGAGTTAATGCGGGCGTTGGCTTTGTTTTGGCGACAGTACGGGGTGGTAGTGAGGATATCATCCCATATCCTTGGTTTTCACAACACAATTCCCTAGGTAGGGTGGCGGTAATGTTTGGTTCTTCCTGGAGGTGGGTGAATGGGATTGTACCGACATTTATGATGCCACAACTCTCTAGGCATGCTTACACCCTGGCTTGTATTACCTCATTAATGCAAGGTTGGTTGCCTTGACTTCCTAGTTAAGTTACCAATTGAAACTATTATCGGGTAATGTTTCattttgatgcagtcaaggtagggagatccaatgaaggacaacccaaccttgtagcttaaaacataaaccatggtagggagatccaatgaaggacaacccaaccttgtagcTTAAAACATAAACCATGCAAGGCATACCAGTAACTGGTAACAAGATGCCAGAAATAGTAAGAAGAACAACGGGTAACAACACATAACCGGTaagcaatgtgaatgaatcttattacaatctaaataattatacatgccacatgttggatcgcagcccaagatacaaacaatgcttacaacacaattacaagatccgcagatcatcctcatatcaaatcgaCTTCTGGTAATAGTCTACCAGTTCTACCATAATCCAGACCTCAACCTTCCAGCCTAAGTCCTACCAGATCAGAATCTCGTCAGTTCTACATCTTCTCTCAATCTAAAAGctctgtcttcaatcttctaacttctctattgtcttcaaatgattcacaagattctatttataccatctacaaataattacaactcaatcaattcagcccaaagaccaaccggttcatgaaacgtgcaacggtaacatttcggctcaaatcactaagaacaatctccaaatcataaaaggATGCATAGACTTCCGGGAATACCGGCCAGGACGCAAAGAAACACCTCCAATGATCTGCAAGTTACAGAGATCAACCACAACCTGAAATCATCTTTGCTCAGCATACAGGCAAGTTAACTGGTAAGAACACATCCATCAGGACAATACTAGAATCCACATCTTATCGGAAACAAAGCCAAAAaatatgaaactcaaacatgacaatgaccatgaacacaagggaataaacccaaaaccacaatgctaaacactcaaacatgaagaaatgccacactctcaagcaattccactaaaaactacccaaccggtaagaactagaccgatgctcctgcatcagactctcagggttaattgaaaagtgagtcctaTCACTTGATTTGGCTCGGTGATCGGTctgtaggtacttgcaactgcctcaaggATTCAACGATATAACCACAGGGCGATCTAACCACAACTCCCGGTTGCCTCTCCACGACGATCTACCAATACAAATTGCAGCCTGCCTCAATGGaagatctgttcaagtctccactcACTAACTGCCTCaatctcaagctctaggatcgacggtctacctgcaaacctttcCCTGCCACATGTTCGATGATATGAATAAGTCCACAAGTttcctcaatcttctctccaaccaaccggtgcatAACCGGGTCTTCCTCCAACAACTTGTTCACCAATCAACTTTGATACCATTTGACGCAGTCAAGgcaaggagatccaatgaaggacaacccaaccttgcagatTAAAACATAAACCATGCAAGGCATACCGGTAACCAGTAACAAGATGCCAGAAATAGTAAGAAGAACAACCAGTGACAACACAGAACACATAACTGGTaagcaatgtgaatgaatcttattacaatctgaagaattatacatgccacatgctggattgcAGTCTAGGATACAACACAATTataagatccacagatcatcctcatatcaaatcggcTTCCAGTAACAGTCTACTAGTTCTACCATAATCTGGACCTTAGCCTCCCGGCCTCAGTCCTACCGGATCAGAATCTcgtcggttctacatcttcgctcaatctcaaaGCTCTGTCTTCAATATTTTAACTTCTCTAttgtcttcaaatgattcacaagcttccatttataccatctgcaaataattacaactcaatcaagtcgacccaaagaccaaccgattcatgaaacgtgcaacggtaacatatcggctcaaatcactaagaacaatctccaaatcataaaatgatgCACAAACTTCTGGGAATACTGACCAGGACCAAAGCAACACCTCCAACGATCTGCAAGTCACATAGATCAACCGCAACttgaaatcatcttcgctcaacatacaaccaggctaaccggtaagaacacatccACCGAGGCAATATCAGAATCCACATCTTATCGGaaacaaagccaaaagctatgaaactcgaacatgacaaTGAACATGAACACAAAGAAATAAACctaaaaccacaatgctaaacactcaaacatgaagaaatgccacgctctcaagcaattccattgaaaactgcccaaccggtaagaactagactagTGCTTTTGCATCACATTTGATTTCTCAGAAAGGTGGTGTTTTGGTGGAGAAGGTGTTGGTGAGCTCTGTGCGAACGTGGAACCAAACTTTTCATTGCAGGCAACACATCCTATAGTGGCTTTTTGGGGTGCCATCTCAGATGAATGTCTGTCGAATGTTTTTCGATTTGAAGACTAGGATTTCCTTACCCGAGTGAAGATTGTGTTGGGAGAAGAATATATGCAAGCAGAGTACAAGTATCATATGAATGTGGAGATTGCTTCAATTTTCACCGTGTGGTGCTTCGAACTTGTCGGGGTGGATAGAGTTCAATGGGTAGTCACTAACACTATGCGGGAAGATTAGAGGGGTGGTTTAGAGAATTTTATCAGAATTTCGCCCTTTATTGCGCCCATTCCTAGTGTGGAGTGTCGACTGCAATAAGGAAGTACGAAGGGCCTCGATCCAGATTGATATGCATGGAGTGCAAGAATACATCCGCCCGTGGGAAAGGAAGGAGATTCACGGGGAATTGGAAAAATGGGACCCATCAAAT contains:
- the LOC131058336 gene encoding glyoxylase I 4; amino-acid sequence: MGKGENPCPLPLLALNHVSFVCKSVQSSTQFYINVLGFKLVKRPSSFEFQGAWLFNYGVGIHLLECTSVDDLPKKSEINPRHNHISFQSSDIETIQRKLEDIKMKYEKRVVEEGGVYIEQIFFHDPDGYMIEICNCNKLPLIPLTDGKAPTSVTRSRFPWLRSTPKKERRDSFTEISLVSINSDAGEPELSDFGKGVGSVATGAERCCSSVVAQNDQNPIMLDIMNFYL